From one Acidobacteriota bacterium genomic stretch:
- a CDS encoding RDD family protein, translating to MSANVEKNLAAPRLRPEEVIVDFDAELLQAPFLLRCGAFFIDYILLLAVPVLSLIAGRIFGIDGTKLLTSEISNTGWLITVLLGLTNFVIFPLFSGQSLGKMLTGLRIVKIDGRPASLATLLLRHTIGYVLTVITGGLGFVVSSITPRGRALHDYLARTVVIYGRRTIRTESNA from the coding sequence ATGAGCGCAAACGTTGAAAAGAATTTGGCCGCGCCGAGACTACGGCCGGAGGAAGTAATCGTGGATTTTGACGCCGAACTTCTGCAGGCACCGTTTCTGTTGCGTTGCGGAGCGTTTTTTATCGACTATATCCTCTTGCTCGCGGTGCCTGTACTGAGTCTGATCGCCGGACGGATTTTCGGGATCGACGGCACGAAACTGCTGACGAGCGAGATCAGCAACACGGGGTGGCTCATAACGGTCTTGCTCGGACTCACGAATTTTGTGATCTTTCCGCTTTTTAGCGGTCAGAGCCTGGGAAAAATGCTCACCGGTCTGAGGATCGTAAAGATCGACGGTCGTCCGGCATCACTTGCAACACTGCTGTTGCGGCATACGATCGGATATGTTTTGACGGTCATTACGGGCGGACTCGGATTCGTCGTTTCGTCGATCACCCCGCGCGGCAGGGCTCTGCACGATTATCTCGCCAGAACGGTCGTTATTTACGGCCGGCGAACCATTCGAACCGAGTCGAACGCCTAA
- a CDS encoding leucyl aminopeptidase yields the protein MKSQGINASFSEANVDALAVAVFKDEKATSPTLKELDKLTGGLIASVIKTEEFKGDVGETALIRFAPKGKVKASRLVLIGVGDKSEYLVSSVANVAGTATRFVRKRNLKSVALMPRCEGDAADIAQSAGQGFATSQFELDKYRTKDKNTKSVDSFVLFVDGADAGALKTGLTRGQQIGESMNFARDLANEPPNILHPTEMAKRAQAMAKETGLKCEILDEAKMQKLGMGSLLSVTYGSEQPARLIVLKYEPKKSTAKKGELLALVGKGITFDTGGISLKPGEGMDAMKYDMSGGATVIGAMRAIALLKPSIPVLGVVAAVENMPDGKASRPSDVVTAMNGKTIEILNTDAEGRLVLADAVAYAEKQGATRIVDMATLTGAVIIALGDVNTGIMGNDQGLVDEVIACGKEAGENFWQLPLGREYSKSIKSDIADIKNIGPARKAGTIIGAVFIQEFVDKAKWAHLDIAGTAWCDTERPHQAKGPTGVAIRTLLKLVEKSQ from the coding sequence ATGAAAAGTCAGGGAATCAATGCGAGTTTTTCGGAGGCCAACGTCGATGCGCTGGCAGTTGCGGTCTTCAAGGATGAAAAGGCGACAAGCCCGACTTTGAAAGAACTTGACAAGCTTACCGGCGGATTGATCGCTTCGGTCATCAAGACGGAAGAATTCAAGGGCGATGTCGGTGAAACGGCGCTGATCAGGTTCGCGCCGAAAGGCAAGGTCAAAGCTTCAAGGCTGGTGCTGATCGGAGTCGGCGACAAGTCCGAGTATCTCGTTTCGAGCGTCGCGAACGTCGCCGGCACGGCGACCCGTTTCGTTCGCAAGCGCAATTTGAAGAGCGTCGCGCTGATGCCGCGATGCGAAGGCGATGCCGCGGATATCGCGCAGAGCGCCGGGCAGGGATTCGCGACGAGTCAGTTTGAACTCGACAAATACCGGACAAAGGACAAGAACACGAAATCGGTCGATTCGTTCGTTCTGTTTGTTGACGGCGCCGACGCCGGAGCGTTGAAAACAGGATTGACGCGCGGGCAGCAGATCGGCGAGTCGATGAATTTCGCGCGCGATCTGGCCAATGAGCCGCCGAACATCCTGCATCCGACGGAAATGGCGAAGCGCGCGCAGGCGATGGCGAAGGAAACCGGCCTGAAATGCGAGATCCTTGACGAAGCGAAGATGCAGAAACTCGGAATGGGATCTTTGCTGAGCGTCACCTACGGTTCCGAACAGCCCGCGAGATTGATCGTTCTCAAATACGAGCCGAAGAAATCGACAGCGAAAAAAGGCGAACTGCTGGCACTCGTCGGCAAGGGGATCACCTTCGACACGGGCGGCATCTCGCTCAAACCGGGCGAGGGAATGGACGCGATGAAATACGATATGTCCGGCGGCGCGACCGTAATCGGCGCGATGCGTGCGATCGCGTTGCTCAAGCCGTCGATTCCGGTACTTGGCGTTGTCGCGGCGGTCGAGAATATGCCCGACGGCAAAGCGAGCCGCCCGAGCGACGTCGTTACCGCGATGAACGGCAAAACGATCGAGATTCTCAATACCGACGCCGAGGGACGCCTTGTTCTCGCCGACGCGGTCGCGTATGCCGAAAAACAGGGCGCAACGCGGATCGTCGATATGGCGACTCTGACCGGAGCCGTGATCATTGCTCTCGGCGATGTCAACACCGGCATTATGGGCAACGATCAGGGATTGGTCGATGAGGTCATCGCGTGCGGAAAGGAAGCCGGAGAGAACTTCTGGCAGCTTCCTCTCGGCCGCGAATACAGCAAGAGCATCAAGTCCGACATCGCCGACATCAAGAACATCGGGCCGGCGCGGAAAGCCGGAACGATCATTGGCGCGGTGTTCATTCAGGAGTTCGTCGACAAGGCGAAGTGGGCCCATCTCGACATCGCCGGCACCGCTTGGTGCGACACGGAGCGTCCGCATCAGGCGAAGGGCCCGACCGGAGTCGCGATTCGAACCCTTTTGAAACTGGTCGAAAAATCGCAGTAA
- a CDS encoding acyl-CoA thioesterase yields MNDWHETEVRVRYAETDQMGIVHHSNYFVWFELGRSEFCRARGFSYKEMEEKDNALMVVAEVYCRYKSPAFYEDLLTIRTKVAEIRSRSIQFVYEIFRESDQALLAEGETLHLVTDNNKKVRSLPQIYKEKLSQV; encoded by the coding sequence ATGAACGATTGGCACGAAACCGAGGTCCGCGTCCGCTACGCGGAGACCGATCAGATGGGCATCGTCCATCATTCGAATTACTTCGTCTGGTTCGAACTCGGACGCAGCGAGTTTTGCCGTGCGCGCGGATTCTCGTACAAGGAAATGGAAGAAAAGGACAATGCCCTGATGGTCGTCGCCGAGGTTTACTGCCGTTACAAGTCTCCGGCCTTTTACGAGGACCTTCTGACTATCCGGACAAAGGTTGCCGAGATCCGCAGCCGCAGCATTCAGTTTGTTTACGAGATCTTCAGGGAATCCGATCAAGCGCTTCTGGCCGAAGGCGAAACTCTCCATCTGGTGACGGACAATAACAAAAAGGTCCGATCGCTACCGCAAATCTACAAGGAAAAACTCAGCCAGGTCTAG
- a CDS encoding SpoIIE family protein phosphatase, translating to MPHLIIRTSDRNSENYVISRLRTTIGRSARSDVCIPDAFASRLHAEIRKEGDAFWLHDLGSANGTRYNGSLVSLPLPLMPGGEIQIGETTIVFQDDALPTNRNATLIADHTEALDPSKTIAFTRRNPTSEFLQAQYTTRNDLVGLISKVGIALLSSSGLEETLNQVASLVFEAVPAERCVIMLRDETSESGTKIVAARVRGKEETIAEVRISRTVMDEVLKNGKSVLTSDAQHDPRYASHTMSLLGIRSVLAVPLSVNEMEVFGLVYADSPTYEATFSEEHLNILTTLASVASIRVENARLLEERFERERMERELELATEIQQRFQPSGPPVMDGYEFQGISFSCYEIGGDYYDFIARDDGKMLIALGDVSGKGTAAALLMSSLHASIHGQVSARNSLSDTVTSVNQYLAHNTPTNRFVTLFIAELDPASGELKYINAGHNPPLIGRADGRIEQLESGGFPLGIMPMAEYELGQTRLASGDVLVIYSDGVSEAANLKGDEFGLERLSEVVAKNLTASASGLRDKVESALSSFTQSAPAGDDITLVIVKRK from the coding sequence ATGCCCCATTTGATCATCAGGACATCTGACCGGAACAGCGAAAACTACGTGATCTCGCGGCTGCGAACAACCATCGGACGCTCGGCTCGAAGCGATGTTTGTATTCCCGATGCGTTTGCTTCGCGGCTCCACGCCGAGATCCGAAAAGAAGGTGACGCGTTCTGGCTGCACGATCTGGGTTCGGCTAACGGTACGCGATATAACGGTTCGCTGGTTTCGTTGCCGTTGCCGCTGATGCCCGGCGGCGAGATCCAGATCGGCGAAACGACGATCGTTTTTCAAGACGACGCGCTGCCGACCAACCGCAACGCAACGCTCATTGCCGATCATACCGAAGCGCTCGACCCATCGAAGACGATCGCTTTCACGCGCCGGAATCCGACCTCCGAATTTCTGCAGGCGCAGTACACGACGCGCAACGACCTCGTTGGACTGATCAGCAAGGTCGGGATCGCGCTGCTTTCATCGAGCGGACTCGAAGAGACGCTAAACCAGGTCGCATCGCTGGTTTTTGAAGCTGTCCCGGCGGAACGCTGCGTGATTATGCTGCGCGATGAGACATCCGAAAGCGGGACGAAGATCGTCGCCGCACGGGTCCGCGGCAAAGAGGAGACCATTGCCGAGGTCCGGATCAGCCGGACGGTGATGGACGAGGTCCTGAAGAACGGGAAGTCGGTTTTGACATCGGATGCCCAGCACGATCCGCGTTACGCCAGTCACACGATGTCGCTGCTCGGAATTCGTTCGGTCCTGGCCGTCCCGCTCAGTGTCAATGAAATGGAGGTCTTCGGGCTCGTTTACGCCGACTCGCCGACGTACGAAGCGACGTTTTCCGAGGAGCATCTGAACATTCTGACGACGCTCGCGTCCGTCGCGTCGATCCGGGTCGAGAATGCGCGCCTCCTCGAAGAGCGCTTCGAGCGCGAACGTATGGAACGCGAACTCGAACTTGCGACCGAAATCCAACAGCGATTCCAACCGTCCGGTCCGCCGGTAATGGACGGTTACGAGTTTCAGGGGATTTCGTTTTCCTGTTACGAGATCGGCGGCGATTACTATGATTTCATAGCGCGCGACGATGGAAAGATGCTTATCGCGCTCGGCGATGTTTCCGGCAAAGGCACGGCGGCGGCGCTTCTGATGTCTTCGCTGCACGCCTCGATCCACGGGCAGGTTTCGGCTCGGAACAGTCTCTCGGACACGGTCACGTCGGTCAACCAATATCTCGCTCACAACACGCCGACGAACCGCTTTGTGACGCTTTTCATCGCCGAACTCGATCCGGCCTCCGGGGAGTTGAAGTACATCAATGCCGGCCACAACCCGCCGCTCATCGGGCGTGCGGACGGGCGCATAGAGCAACTCGAGTCGGGCGGGTTTCCGCTCGGGATTATGCCGATGGCCGAGTATGAACTGGGTCAGACACGGTTGGCGAGCGGTGATGTGTTGGTCATTTATTCTGACGGGGTATCGGAGGCGGCCAATCTCAAGGGCGACGAATTCGGGCTCGAGCGCTTGTCGGAGGTGGTCGCCAAAAACCTGACCGCCTCGGCGTCGGGATTGCGGGACAAGGTCGAGTCAGCGTTGTCTTCGTTCACCCAAAGCGCCCCGGCCGGCGACGACATCACTCTCGTCATCGTCAAACGCAAATAA
- the smpB gene encoding SsrA-binding protein SmpB, which translates to MSAGEKEIVNNRHAFHEYHINDTYETGIVLQGTEVKSVISGRIQLKDSYVSVRDGEVWLLNAHISPYSHGNRENHDPMRSRKLLLHRREIERLEKETTVKGMTLVVTRIYLKNRHIKFEIGVARGKKLYDKRETEMKRTIERETRQELKEKLK; encoded by the coding sequence ATGTCGGCCGGCGAAAAGGAAATCGTCAACAACCGCCACGCGTTTCACGAATATCACATCAACGATACATACGAAACCGGAATCGTGCTGCAGGGCACCGAGGTCAAAAGCGTGATCAGCGGGCGAATTCAGCTCAAGGATTCCTATGTTTCCGTGCGCGACGGAGAAGTGTGGCTGCTCAACGCGCATATTTCCCCGTATTCCCACGGTAATCGCGAGAATCACGATCCGATGCGGAGTCGAAAACTTCTTTTGCATCGCCGCGAGATCGAGCGCCTCGAAAAGGAAACTACGGTTAAGGGGATGACGCTCGTGGTCACGCGGATCTATCTGAAGAATCGGCATATCAAGTTCGAGATCGGCGTCGCCCGCGGCAAGAAACTGTACGACAAACGCGAAACGGAAATGAAACGCACGATCGAGCGCGAAACTCGTCAGGAGTTGAAAGAAAAGTTAAAGTAA
- a CDS encoding protein kinase produces MPNCPECGEKVADLDTFCSYCGITLTPVAVASDEDPSMSPTIVGAPIGFVPVPEAPATADQLPIPSPIPSPFADSSAADPFAAAPVTPVSEPEKVAAIEPPIPSPVEPAPETDATDAGRADLESISVKPGIEDAVGAEAFVDRAAFQPEVRSDAPEEIPAAAPDAAVSAVDEAPVPQVILDLAAENPPKASEIGSEAAVPEVIEMPAATSEAPVVEAPIAHWQAESDLVEPSPAEETALPVIDLPVAAFAPESPLFEAPIVADSEPVETAPERELASPEIPVETEPAQVPISKHEFDSRSDEVFESVEPKEVPSLEAVSLPIPESPNIAVVESSEPAEPGAVRDQDSVVTLEAPAAEFPETPAAAVVPVVAAAEIAPSGEVRPSTKPNIGNGDTDGRRAAKLKPLDEGTLLNNRYEIVRKIGGGGMGAVYLANDRNLGGVLRAVKEMVQSYIESEQQEKAVADFQREAMILTNLEHPAIPTIYDYFFDETEGRFYLVMKYISGGDLAARLRANPEGRLDEKTVTEWAIQVADVLGYLHRQDPVIVYRDLKPANIMIDGNTGRLMLIDFGIARSINKEEKGVTAVGTMGYAPPELFSGNVEPRSDIYSLGSTMFHLLTGADPQSNPLLIFDFQKNPRPRQINPQLSDQIEQILMRSVEYSADLRFTSAFELKRSLEEHLVNLQAGKVSFGVKAVPSAVSFSEQLVFCGFCGKQIVASDVFCAFCGSQQPIAQQSFHQAPVLAPSTTAKLYVVLTNDLESAGFTIEKDDNLIGRRDPMSNIFPEVDLSKYDPQTKISRRHARIRREGSNFMLEDLGSSNGTILMTGGDSSRLLPHQSRLLTNGDRFRVGDTTLQFSMA; encoded by the coding sequence ATGCCAAATTGCCCAGAGTGCGGCGAGAAAGTCGCTGATCTAGATACCTTCTGTTCGTACTGCGGAATAACGCTCACACCGGTGGCCGTTGCGAGCGATGAAGATCCGTCGATGTCGCCGACGATCGTCGGCGCGCCGATCGGATTTGTCCCGGTCCCGGAAGCGCCGGCAACGGCGGACCAACTTCCGATTCCGTCGCCGATTCCTTCACCGTTTGCGGATTCGTCCGCGGCCGACCCGTTCGCGGCCGCTCCAGTCACTCCTGTGAGCGAGCCCGAAAAGGTCGCCGCGATCGAACCGCCGATTCCGTCGCCGGTCGAGCCCGCGCCCGAAACCGACGCGACCGATGCCGGTCGCGCGGATCTTGAATCCATCAGCGTCAAACCTGGAATCGAGGACGCCGTTGGCGCCGAAGCGTTTGTCGATCGCGCGGCGTTCCAACCGGAGGTGCGATCCGATGCTCCCGAAGAAATCCCCGCCGCTGCTCCTGACGCGGCTGTGTCGGCCGTCGATGAGGCTCCGGTTCCGCAGGTCATTCTGGACCTTGCGGCGGAAAACCCTCCGAAAGCGAGCGAGATCGGATCAGAAGCCGCGGTTCCGGAAGTGATCGAAATGCCGGCCGCGACGTCCGAAGCGCCGGTCGTTGAAGCGCCGATCGCCCACTGGCAGGCTGAATCAGATCTTGTCGAACCGTCGCCCGCGGAGGAGACTGCGTTGCCGGTGATCGATTTGCCGGTTGCCGCTTTCGCTCCGGAGAGTCCGCTTTTCGAGGCGCCGATCGTCGCTGACTCCGAACCCGTCGAGACTGCACCCGAAAGGGAGCTGGCCTCGCCGGAAATTCCGGTTGAAACGGAACCTGCGCAAGTCCCGATCAGCAAACACGAGTTCGACAGTCGATCGGATGAAGTGTTTGAATCGGTCGAGCCAAAGGAAGTTCCTTCGCTCGAGGCGGTTTCGTTGCCGATCCCCGAATCGCCAAACATCGCGGTCGTCGAATCGTCCGAACCGGCTGAGCCCGGGGCTGTCCGGGATCAGGACAGTGTCGTGACGCTTGAAGCGCCCGCGGCGGAGTTCCCCGAAACGCCGGCCGCGGCTGTCGTTCCGGTCGTCGCGGCGGCCGAGATCGCGCCATCAGGCGAAGTTCGACCGTCGACCAAGCCGAATATCGGAAACGGCGACACCGACGGACGCCGTGCCGCCAAACTCAAACCGCTCGACGAGGGGACGTTGCTCAATAATCGTTACGAGATCGTGCGCAAGATCGGCGGCGGCGGAATGGGCGCGGTTTACCTCGCCAACGACCGCAACCTCGGCGGAGTTCTGCGCGCCGTCAAGGAAATGGTTCAGAGCTACATCGAATCCGAGCAGCAGGAAAAGGCGGTCGCTGACTTCCAGCGCGAGGCGATGATCCTGACGAATCTTGAGCATCCGGCGATCCCGACGATCTACGATTATTTCTTCGACGAAACGGAAGGCCGTTTCTATCTGGTGATGAAGTACATTTCGGGCGGCGATCTCGCGGCCCGGCTTCGCGCGAATCCGGAAGGCCGACTTGATGAGAAAACGGTTACGGAATGGGCGATCCAGGTCGCAGACGTGCTTGGGTATCTGCATCGACAGGATCCGGTGATCGTATATCGCGACCTGAAGCCGGCGAACATTATGATCGACGGCAACACCGGGCGTTTGATGCTCATCGATTTCGGCATCGCGCGTTCGATCAACAAGGAAGAAAAGGGCGTGACGGCGGTCGGAACGATGGGTTACGCGCCGCCGGAACTGTTCAGCGGCAACGTCGAACCGCGGTCGGATATCTATTCGTTGGGTTCGACGATGTTCCATCTTCTGACCGGCGCGGACCCGCAGAGCAATCCGCTGCTGATCTTTGATTTCCAAAAGAACCCGCGGCCCCGGCAGATCAACCCGCAATTGTCCGATCAGATCGAGCAGATCCTGATGCGTTCCGTCGAGTACAGCGCAGACTTGAGGTTCACATCGGCGTTTGAACTGAAACGCTCGCTCGAAGAGCATTTGGTCAATCTGCAAGCCGGAAAGGTTTCGTTCGGCGTCAAAGCGGTTCCGTCGGCGGTCAGTTTCTCGGAGCAGCTGGTGTTTTGCGGATTCTGCGGCAAACAGATCGTCGCGAGCGACGTGTTCTGCGCCTTTTGCGGTTCGCAGCAGCCGATCGCGCAACAGAGTTTCCATCAGGCGCCGGTGCTTGCGCCGTCGACAACGGCGAAACTCTACGTGGTGCTGACCAACGATCTCGAAAGCGCCGGATTCACGATCGAGAAAGACGACAATCTGATCGGACGACGCGATCCGATGTCGAACATCTTTCCCGAGGTCGATCTTTCGAAATATGACCCGCAGACGAAGATCTCCCGCCGTCACGCCCGCATCCGTCGCGAGGGTTCGAACTTTATGCTCGAGGACCTCGGATCATCGAACGGAACGATTCTGATGACCGGCGGCGATTCGTCGCGATTGCTGCCGCACCAGTCGCGGCTCCTGACGAACGGGGATCGTTTCAGGGTCGGCGACACGACGCTGCAGTTTTCGATGGCCTAG